The Dreissena polymorpha isolate Duluth1 chromosome 2, UMN_Dpol_1.0, whole genome shotgun sequence nucleotide sequence tatttataaCGAATTAATAAATCTTCAGAAAATCAAagatatgtacttttcaataacaATCTGTCTCGGTTTTGAATCTTATAAAGTTTCTAAATTACTATATCTGGAACTAATGAAATtcttataaagaaataataatgttttaaacaaaggctgattttcaaagaaattgtatatctcggccataaatctttaaaaatatcgCTAATTAATATCTCTGGAAATATTAAATCTAACGctaaaaatcacaaagtttactCCAGACTTTATATGCGGATATAACGTTTATAATTATCTCagaataataaaattcaatacagaaataattgtgttttatgcaAAAACATAACTGAAAGGAGTTCGTAAACTAATCCAGCAATTTCGGCCCTAAACATTACGTGTTTTCACTGGATATTGTTGGCATAGCCACCCATTTTCgcctaacaattattttatttgccGAAATTATTAAATTTTCGCATTTTGCGAATAATTCATAACAGAAAAATcacattttaagtaaaacattgttctattcattttatttatacttacattcatttgattacaaaagttGAAATCATTGTGGCAAAAGGAGACAATCCTACAATGGCTTTATATATTTGAAACGGAAGGCTCGCATTCTTTCAGAATGGTCTTATTTtaaatatcatgttttttttacttttttttactcctttagtggtctcttaatacaaggttgactgtatatattttgttttgttttcggaGCTGAATGATCGAATTTTATGTAACAAGTTCTTGCTCATAGAATATAATATTTGCCAAAATGTTTTAACTACGAAAAACAATTATGACTGAGGTAATTGTTGTTATAACATGCGCTTTATTTTAGAGCAACCGAAGAACGTTGCCAGACGAAACGCACGCGTGGAAGATGGCGGATGTAGCGATGGCTACAGCCCATCACACGACGGAAGTCATTCAGACTGGGACATGCGCAGTGAAGACCGCGAGGCGGTGGAGAATTTGTCTTATGATGAAGAGTCGGATGAACAAGGCTCTCCGCTCCCCAAGTTTGAGGAAATCTGCCCATTTGCAGGTTTGTATGACACATTTCCGCCCACAGCAGTTTAGAATGGCGCGTATAACTTAAAAAGTTAATGTAATTTCTAAAACAAGGGTCTATGGTTAAGCCATCCTCGATGCGAACCCACCCCTAATGATGGATATAAGTAACAAGTTTACATACCGGGTAATACCATTATCGTTTGTTTGGATGGGTGATtgggtattttttgtttgaatcagTTTAGGTATGTGCCTTTCGCTTCTGAGTACATGACCTGTGTTTTTGTATGGCTAGCAAATTTGCCGTCTTAGGGGCAAACAACGacatttttatcaacgttaaTAGTTGGGTTTAACGTACAGATAGGCACCCAACTATTACCAGTACCTTCAGGTGTGTTAAGGCTATTAGTAATGTCTTTTTGAGAAAAGCAAATAAAGGATTCAGTGACCATAACACAAAGATAACTGGGCAATTTCACCATTGACGGCGCAGTATGATGTTTGGTTTCACATCAATAGttttgtctgtaaaatattattggtattatatttttgttttttcagtAAAGTCGACTAAGTTTCCAGTTGCGATACCAATGATCTCCTCTTCGCCAACGGATGATGGTGAGCATTAATTCATCACACCATAGTGTGTTGTAGAAAATGAATGAGTACTTGGGTGTCATGTTGCAGAGTTGTGTGTATGCAGGTATGAAACGAGAGTTACCGCAAATCGCCACGAGATCTGTCTTATCCCGACACCCCTTACAAGTATTGATTGTGTCAATAACAAAGAATAAATAAAGTGACTCAATCTGCCTGCTAAGGTGTATTGATTTGTTAACATATTGATTATGTAAAGGATGATGTTCATCCGAGAAAATGACAACACGTCGCAAAGACGCAACTATAGCTTTAATAAGTCATGGTAATCAGTCTTCAAATTTGTAACGGTTATCAGTCTGCTGTTGTAACGGTTATCAGTCTGCTGTTTTGTAACGGTTATCAGTCTACTGTTCTCATACACCAACAAAGATTATGGTACCGGAAACTTCCGTGACTTTGAAGAGTTCacctttaactctttcagtgctggaaccgaattgtgaatgcctttgcaaacagtttgaatccagatgagacaccacagaacgtggcgtctcatcaggatccaaactgtttgctattctgatagtatttttgacaaaaatcgaagaaaatgctaatttaagaaattgagcagacgacatttttgcagacgacatatttcccagcatgcaaagggttaatctttTTTGTGGTAGGTCGATCGTATCATCTGAACATCTATCAAACCGACGATTCGTACCAGATCGTACACCAAGGATGGGAGGCAGAAGATAGCGGACACTCGATCGAGGAGTACGAGTTCGATCCGGAACCGGAACTGGACCTGGACGTGCAAGAAGAAGTCGTATGCAGCAACACAGATGTCTGCAGCAGCACAGATGGGCCGCACGTGGTTGTTATGTGCGAGATGATGCCATATTATGGGGTATGTATTCAGATGGATATTTCGCCTCATTAAAACTCGACTTGGAACTCGATGATGTATTAATGTTATTGAACCGGTTTAGGTTTCGGtggtaaataatacaatttggtTGCAAAATGCCGTTATTTCATTTAACTCCTCGAACAAACAGAACGACTTAAAGGTTTTGTCTCGTCAAAAGATATTTGAATTTACCTGTCGCAAATTTTGTACTTGTCATTGCGGATACCTTTGGGTTAGTAACTCAAATTACCATCGGAAAGATTTTAAATGCATTTAGTCACGGActgaaacaaaacacatttgtatTGTCTTCTCATGTGAAATGACGGTTTTAGGATATCACAATCAAATTGAAAATATTCAAGCTTATCGTTTTGTGGACCCTATCAACGTTTTTAAAGAAGTAGTCTAGTCACATGTTTTGCTCTTGCACCTTTGTTTCTGCACTTGTGCAAATGATAACATTATTATGAGACCGGTCCCATGGTTTGCTAATCAATATTTTGGACTGTATCAGAATAAACACCAATTGATAGATAAACTGCAGGTCAAGggcatattttattgtaaaaaaatgtagACTTTTGCGTAAGCAGTGTGTGGATATTAAAGCAGTTACTTTTTGTAGAAAGAACTTTGATAATTTAAGTAATTTAATGAGCATCGATCGTGGCTCAATACAATGTTAATAGTTATGTGAAAATGACTCATTGATAGTAAACAATGTAATttacaaatgttattttaataattggtTCAAATTATCGTTTAATGTTCTTTTCAGGAGTATACGTCAATGGATCTCACAGAGGATATGACCGAGATTTAGGCAGCGGCAGACGGCATTGAGACTTTCTTAAACCCACTAAAACCTCAGACGCCAATTGTGCATAATCGCTATGTGTCTGTGACTTACAAACACTGCCTAACACGTGACAGTTTTACCACTTGACAGAATACCACGTGGCTGTGCTGTGAGAGATGTCAGAATGCAGTTTTAATGCTGTCCCTGGGCCATTAAAACCGCTTTCAGTCATGGTTTCATATATCCATCGGACTAGTGGCCGTCCTTCGACTGACGTCAGGCATATAGAGTGAGGTGTAACCCTTGTGTCTCTACGCGTATGCGTTCTCGACCCGCCCGAATGACAAAGAAACGAAGAACTGGCACATGTGTGTGCTTGTTGAGGGAGGGGGATAGACACGTGCATCACGTTACCGTAAGACTTATAAGTCACGTGAGATTTTGACATGCTGACTGATGTAAATGTATGTGGTGAAGTCAACACGGGCCACAAAATATTCTAAAGTTGAAATATGGTATACGTTGAAGCTTTGACAAAACATTTACAAGCTGAATCTGGCACGTTGGCTTCCAAATAGCATTGTATTCATGTACTGGTTGAGTTGCACCGTTTCTACTTCTTCAGGTGTATGCTGCATTGTTTGAAACAGATACTTATGAACATAATCTTGAATTGCAAAAAGGCAAGCACTCGAACTAGACGTAGCATCATTTTGtctaaaatttgtaaaatgttggccataaaaataatttaagccGGTCTTAATTTCGCAGCATCAACGTTAAAGTATATAAAACAGTAATTACAAGTTTGAATGTCTTGGTGTGTGGATAATGTGGATTGGGATTCTGTAACATGATATATCATCATATTCATCTGAAGTGTCTAGGGGAAGGATGCATGCGTGTGTGTTCCTTTTTGCTGAAAAGGTTAAGTTACGAGTGCACACGGTTTGTAAACCGAGAAAGACatacttatatataaaatactttaaaatatcaCTGAGGAAGGATAGTTAAGAAAATAAGTTGTTAATTATAGCATGCATTTTTAAGCGAGGAACCTTCAAATTCCCTGATTTTATTTGAAAGTATGTAATAGATGGAAAAACATGAAATAATGACTATCATGTTGATTTATAATGAGATgacatgtaaatacatgtatatttacaaaatgtacatatttatacaaaacaaTACTGTAAGCAAGGGTTACTTGGATGAGCCAACTTCCTTACTAGAATTACTGCAATTAAGTTTTCAATTGTTCTTAAGACCATGGTTTTAATATAGGTCTTTTAAGTGCCCATTTCTTCTTAAACACTTTTAAGCTGAGTGATACACCGGAAGAGCTCTTAATGAGGCCCATTGTTCATTTTTACGAGGTGATAGTTCTTGGAACCGTTATTTGCCACAATCACTCTAAGTGTGGGGATCTTCATAGATACTATACAattgtatagttatatatatgtatataaaccgTTCCTCTACTAGTGACCCGAAATTCAGGGAAGACTTATATTGTGTCAATCTGCTTATCCATTAATTTGGTCATAAAGTAGTTATACTTAGAATCACCGGTGTCCCTAAAATCCAGATCTTGGAATGTTTTGGAAGTTATTACGGGACGATATGTTGGCAATCAAGTTAATGTGCAAATTAGAAGTGTTTGTAGTCAAGTGTGAGTTGTTAGTGTACTTTGGAATGAAATTCAAGCATGTTAATTTACTGATTACTTGCGCACTATGATCTCGATTTGAAATGAGAAATCGTTGGGCTGTTGTAAGCAAGAGATTTACGAATTTCAATACATGTGTATTGCATATAATCTATTTTATAAACGGTTAAATCATTTAATTTACAAACCCAACACAAATCACCTGTCAACATGCCAAAGTCACTGCGTTATCTACTTGAAATTGGACCAAAGTTTGGACTTCGGGTTTTGATTGTGATGAATTGTtcatttgttaatttaatttactcTTATGATAATTTTCAGTCGCGTTTTAGGAAATCCAGGCTTAATTCATGTCCAATATTAGCCAATGCAGTTCTGTAAAATTGATATTAAATGTATCTTTTAAAAATCTTTATTTCTAGTCAATGAAGTTTCTCTGTATCAATATCTCACCTTTTCACAAAAAGTATTTAATTTAGTACCAAGCGttgaaaagaattttttttaatttatggaaACTTTTGATGTTCGATTTTGTTGGTTTTGTTGGTGGTTCAATCATTTTTGTTTATGAATGCGTGCAATGATATTAGTTGTTACTGCATAATTTTTGTCAGGAATGttaatgtttgtatgaatattggTTTCGAAACTTGTGATATCTTTGtacatatttgtatacatatgAATTATCGTGTTTAAAATTGATTGCAATGCCAAcgtattaaacatattaaatatgactttaatataaaataaaatgcatttgaagAAACGATCTCGTCTGC carries:
- the LOC127865779 gene encoding interferon regulatory factor 1-like; amino-acid sequence: MPRGRPPKSQAGLKGRANGLRVIDRKPIRPLERQKMRPWLVDLLDQGVCNQLAWYKKRENLFRIMWKHAAGQTFNATCDASLFQRWAEHTGKFVQGDKPDAKKWKANFRCALHSLPDVEEDRDLRVKRGNNAFRVYKFLDSKKAKKTAPKKTEQPKNVARRNARVEDGGCSDGYSPSHDGSHSDWDMRSEDREAVENLSYDEESDEQGSPLPKFEEICPFAVKSTKFPVAIPMISSSPTDDGRSYHLNIYQTDDSYQIVHQGWEAEDSGHSIEEYEFDPEPELDLDVQEEVVCSNTDVCSSTDGPHVVVMCEMMPYYGEYTSMDLTEDMTEI